From Salipiger profundus, a single genomic window includes:
- a CDS encoding hemin-degrading factor, producing MAQTPPLSAQDIRSARFDTPELRDRDFADKLGISEAQLMAAHVGHGVTRISADPDKLIPAAEQLGEVMALTRTPSCVHEKVGHYANYHSGAHASMVLNDEIDLRIFPRHWVHGFALDQETDKGRRRALLVFDAAGDAVHKIHMRAGSDHDAWSGVVSDLALEAQEDMLQVTPREAPEPAKARPDQAEELRQNWDRMTDTHQFLTMVSRLKMNRLGAYHVAGAPYVRALAPDCLESLFTELSALDVPVMVFVGNAGCIQIHSGPVRNIKTMGPWLNVLDPGFDMHLRSDHVAEVWEVHKPTRRGMAVSIEAFDADGRIILQIFGVRKPEDRTGDFEAIAAALPRAAAEEVLS from the coding sequence ATGGCGCAGACACCGCCGCTTTCCGCGCAGGACATCCGGTCCGCGCGTTTCGATACCCCCGAACTGCGCGACCGCGACTTCGCCGACAAGCTCGGCATCAGCGAGGCCCAGTTGATGGCCGCGCATGTCGGTCACGGCGTCACGCGCATCAGCGCCGATCCCGACAAGCTGATCCCGGCCGCCGAACAACTGGGCGAGGTCATGGCGCTGACCCGCACCCCCTCCTGCGTGCACGAGAAGGTCGGCCACTATGCCAACTATCATTCCGGCGCCCATGCCTCGATGGTCCTGAACGACGAGATCGACCTGCGTATCTTCCCCCGCCACTGGGTGCACGGTTTCGCGCTCGACCAGGAAACCGACAAGGGCCGGCGCCGTGCGCTGCTGGTGTTCGACGCGGCAGGCGACGCAGTGCACAAGATCCACATGCGGGCCGGGTCGGACCACGATGCCTGGAGCGGGGTCGTGTCAGACCTCGCGCTCGAGGCACAGGAGGACATGCTGCAGGTCACGCCGCGCGAGGCACCGGAACCCGCGAAGGCGCGTCCGGATCAGGCTGAAGAGCTGCGGCAGAACTGGGACAGGATGACCGACACCCACCAGTTCCTGACCATGGTGAGCCGCCTCAAGATGAACCGGCTTGGCGCCTATCACGTCGCGGGGGCGCCCTACGTCCGCGCCCTTGCGCCCGACTGCCTCGAGTCACTGTTCACCGAACTTTCGGCGCTCGACGTTCCCGTCATGGTCTTCGTCGGCAATGCCGGCTGCATCCAGATACACTCGGGCCCGGTGCGGAACATCAAGACGATGGGGCCATGGCTGAACGTGCTCGACCCGGGCTTCGACATGCACCTGCGCAGCGACCACGTCGCCGAGGTCTGGGAGGTCCACAAGCCGACCCGGCGCGGCATGGCGGTTTCGATCGAGGCCTTCGACGCCGACGGCCGCATCATCCTGCAGATCTTCGGTGTCCGCAAACCCGAGGACCGCACCGGCGACTTCGAGGCCATCGCCGCCGCCCTGCCCCGCGCCGCTGCCGAAGAGGTGCTCTCGTGA
- a CDS encoding flavin reductase family protein — translation MSDLPASFDPATADPKAFRDALGRFVTGVTVVTCATPDGPLGITANSFASLSLDPPLVLWSPAKGSQRYPFFVAAEYFAIHVLGREQSALCRDFARSGDAFDEVPWQEGPHRVPLLEGCLSRFLCKRVADHDGGDHSIVVGEVLQVDTHPGEPLLFRGGGFGAFTPDP, via the coding sequence ATGAGCGATCTTCCGGCAAGCTTCGATCCGGCGACGGCTGACCCGAAAGCCTTTCGCGACGCGCTGGGGCGGTTCGTGACCGGCGTGACCGTGGTGACCTGCGCGACCCCCGACGGCCCGCTGGGAATCACCGCGAACAGCTTCGCGAGCCTCTCGCTCGATCCGCCGCTGGTGCTCTGGTCGCCGGCCAAGGGCTCGCAACGCTACCCGTTCTTCGTTGCCGCCGAGTATTTCGCGATTCACGTTCTCGGCCGCGAGCAGAGCGCGCTCTGCCGTGATTTCGCGCGCTCTGGCGACGCCTTCGACGAGGTCCCCTGGCAGGAAGGACCGCATCGCGTGCCACTGCTCGAGGGTTGCCTGTCGCGCTTCCTCTGCAAGCGGGTCGCGGACCATGACGGTGGCGATCATTCGATCGTCGTGGGCGAGGTGCTTCAGGTCGACACCCACCCGGGCGAACCGCTGCTGTTCCGGGGCGGCGGTTTCGGGGCGTTCACGCCCGATCCCTGA
- a CDS encoding NUDIX hydrolase, with product MSMTDVGEQIAALPMHWDKKGNLRVLMVTSRDSGRWVMPKGWEMNGKKPWAAAEIEALEEAGAKGYISREAIGIFTYDKRLDDGSVLPCVVRVYPMVVDKLQRRWKERHQRKRRWFTPKAAAKRVQEPELSDLLLSLKSKPKKQPVIREMLRAC from the coding sequence ATGTCCATGACCGACGTCGGCGAACAGATCGCCGCACTTCCCATGCACTGGGACAAGAAGGGGAATCTCCGGGTCCTGATGGTGACCTCGCGCGACAGCGGTCGGTGGGTCATGCCGAAGGGCTGGGAGATGAACGGCAAGAAGCCCTGGGCCGCCGCAGAGATCGAGGCGCTCGAAGAAGCGGGCGCCAAGGGCTACATCAGCCGCGAGGCGATCGGTATCTTCACCTACGACAAGCGTCTCGACGACGGCAGCGTGCTGCCCTGCGTGGTCCGCGTCTACCCGATGGTCGTCGACAAGCTGCAGCGCCGCTGGAAGGAGCGCCACCAGCGCAAGCGGCGCTGGTTCACGCCCAAGGCGGCGGCGAAGCGCGTTCAGGAACCCGAGCTGTCGGACCTTCTCCTGAGCCTGAAGAGCAAGCCGAAGAAGCAACCTGTCATCCGTGAAATGCTGCGGGCCTGCTGA
- a CDS encoding GcrA family cell cycle regulator — MSWTDERVELLKKMWAEGQSASQIAKELGGVTRNAVIGKVHRLGLSNRTGGAAGSAPAAAAAPAPAKEPKPAKEAKPKPAPKPVEPEQPAVAEEEPEAPVAETRPATTPARKQIIPAGQPLPPQPSANEISPEALAKVSEIEKKAKKLTLMELTERTCKWPVGDPATDDFWFCGLPVQQGKPYCEAHVGVAFQPMSSRRDRRR; from the coding sequence ATGTCCTGGACCGATGAGCGCGTAGAACTCTTGAAGAAGATGTGGGCTGAGGGGCAGTCCGCAAGCCAGATCGCGAAGGAGCTTGGCGGTGTCACGCGCAACGCCGTGATCGGCAAGGTGCATCGTCTGGGCCTTTCGAACCGCACCGGCGGTGCCGCGGGAAGCGCGCCGGCGGCTGCTGCGGCTCCGGCTCCCGCGAAGGAGCCCAAGCCCGCGAAGGAAGCCAAGCCGAAGCCCGCGCCGAAGCCGGTCGAGCCGGAACAGCCCGCCGTGGCCGAGGAAGAGCCCGAGGCCCCCGTGGCCGAAACGCGTCCGGCGACCACGCCCGCGCGCAAGCAGATCATCCCGGCCGGCCAGCCGCTGCCGCCGCAGCCCTCCGCCAACGAGATCAGCCCCGAGGCGCTGGCCAAGGTGAGCGAGATCGAGAAGAAGGCCAAGAAGCTGACGCTCATGGAGCTCACCGAGCGCACCTGCAAGTGGCCCGTTGGCGACCCGGCGACCGACGACTTCTGGTTCTGCGGTCTGCCAGTCCAGCAGGGCAAGCCCTACTGCGAGGCGCATGTGGGTGTGGCCTTCCAGCCGATGTCCTCGCGCCGCGACCGTCGCCGCTGA
- a CDS encoding ABC transporter permease, with product MTDIPNIDRGERRFGRVNWMGLYTLCRREIRRFANVWTQTLLAPLVTAGLFLVIFTIAIGPRRGDVMGVPFTSFIAPGILMMTVIQNAFANTSSSIVISKVQGNIVDTLMPPLAPFELVIGYLAGGVARGLFVAVAITLGLFVTTGLAPQHPFVLLVFATLGAAFLSALGMLAGLWANKFDQMAAITNFLVTPLAFLSGTFYSVEALPPGLYEITHFNPVFYLIDGARYGMLGVSDAAPGFGFIVAVGATAIVLLAAWSLFRTGWRLKA from the coding sequence ATGACAGACATTCCGAACATCGATCGCGGCGAACGGCGCTTCGGCCGGGTCAACTGGATGGGGCTCTACACGCTCTGCCGGCGCGAGATCCGCCGCTTCGCCAATGTCTGGACCCAGACGCTGCTTGCGCCGCTGGTCACCGCGGGGTTGTTCCTGGTGATCTTCACCATCGCCATCGGCCCGCGCCGGGGCGACGTGATGGGGGTGCCCTTCACCAGCTTCATCGCGCCGGGCATCCTGATGATGACCGTGATCCAGAATGCCTTCGCCAACACATCGTCCTCGATCGTGATTTCGAAGGTGCAGGGCAACATCGTCGACACTCTGATGCCGCCGCTTGCCCCCTTCGAGCTGGTGATCGGCTATCTCGCCGGCGGCGTGGCGCGCGGGCTCTTCGTCGCGGTGGCGATCACGCTGGGGCTGTTCGTCACCACCGGGCTTGCGCCGCAGCACCCGTTCGTGCTGCTGGTCTTCGCCACGCTCGGCGCGGCCTTCCTGTCGGCGCTGGGGATGCTCGCCGGTCTCTGGGCCAACAAGTTCGACCAGATGGCGGCGATCACCAACTTCCTCGTGACCCCGCTCGCCTTCCTGTCCGGCACCTTCTACTCGGTCGAGGCGCTGCCGCCGGGGCTCTACGAGATCACCCACTTCAACCCGGTGTTCTACCTGATCGACGGCGCGCGCTACGGCATGCTCGGCGTGAGCGACGCCGCGCCCGGCTTCGGTTTCATCGTGGCGGTGGGGGCCACGGCGATCGTGCTGCTGGCCGCGTGGAGCCTGTTCCGTACCGGCTGGCGCCTCAAGGCCTGA
- a CDS encoding FecCD family ABC transporter permease, whose product MVAIHLEDTHTGDRSALARRTTWALVALLAVAAWTSLAVGASGISLPATLSDLLAGRDIEARSRIILWDIRLPRLLTGMMVGASLAVAGAVLQGLFRNPLADPGLVGVSAGAGLGAITAIVLGGLFPAVVIQTAGPVLVPLMAFAGSWLAVMTLYLIATRGGRTSVATMLLGGIALAALTGAVSGLLIYIADDQQLRDLTFWGLGSLAGASWSKTLWAAPLMLAALVAAPALSRGLNALALGEAAAHHLGIPVQRLKNLSILVVAGAVGAATAISGGIGFVGIVVPHLLRLATGPDHRALLINSGLLGASLLLLADVVSRSIVAPSELPIGIVTAVIGGPFFLWILLRRSGSLEI is encoded by the coding sequence ATGGTCGCGATCCACCTCGAGGACACACACACCGGCGACCGGAGCGCGCTTGCCCGCCGCACCACCTGGGCGCTGGTCGCACTGCTGGCCGTGGCGGCCTGGACCAGCCTCGCGGTGGGCGCCTCGGGCATCTCGCTGCCCGCGACGCTTTCGGATCTTCTGGCCGGGCGCGACATCGAGGCCCGGAGCCGGATCATTCTTTGGGACATCCGCCTGCCGCGACTGCTGACCGGGATGATGGTGGGAGCTTCGCTGGCGGTCGCCGGGGCGGTGCTTCAGGGACTGTTCCGCAACCCGCTGGCCGATCCGGGCCTCGTCGGCGTCAGCGCGGGCGCGGGGCTCGGCGCCATCACCGCCATCGTGCTCGGAGGCCTGTTTCCGGCGGTCGTCATTCAGACCGCGGGGCCCGTTCTGGTTCCGCTGATGGCCTTCGCGGGAAGCTGGCTCGCAGTGATGACCCTCTACCTGATCGCGACACGCGGAGGCCGCACCTCCGTCGCGACGATGCTGCTCGGCGGCATTGCTCTCGCGGCACTGACGGGGGCCGTTTCGGGCCTGCTCATCTACATCGCGGACGACCAGCAGCTTCGCGACCTGACGTTCTGGGGGCTCGGTTCGCTCGCCGGTGCCTCGTGGAGCAAGACGCTCTGGGCTGCGCCCCTCATGCTCGCCGCGCTGGTTGCCGCGCCCGCGCTGTCGCGCGGCCTCAACGCGCTGGCCCTCGGCGAGGCCGCCGCGCATCATCTCGGCATTCCCGTGCAGCGGCTCAAGAACCTGTCGATCCTCGTGGTCGCCGGCGCGGTCGGTGCGGCCACGGCGATCTCGGGCGGGATCGGCTTCGTCGGGATCGTGGTGCCGCACCTCCTGCGGCTTGCCACCGGGCCCGACCACCGGGCGCTTCTGATCAATTCGGGGCTGCTGGGCGCGAGCCTGCTCTTGCTCGCCGACGTGGTCAGCCGAAGCATCGTCGCCCCGAGCGAACTTCCCATCGGCATCGTCACGGCGGTGATCGGCGGCCCGTTCTTCCTGTGGATTCTTCTGCGCCGCAGCGGCAGCCTGGAGATATGA
- the cydX gene encoding cytochrome bd-I oxidase subunit CydX, which yields MWYFAWLLGLPLAALFAVLNAMWLELRVDACLADEGDCPVGEHGR from the coding sequence ATGTGGTATTTCGCCTGGCTTCTCGGCCTGCCGCTGGCCGCGCTCTTCGCGGTGCTGAACGCGATGTGGCTGGAACTGCGGGTCGACGCCTGCCTTGCCGACGAGGGCGACTGCCCGGTCGGAGAGCACGGCCGCTGA
- a CDS encoding amino acid ABC transporter substrate-binding protein gives MLKSIAVAAAITAGLAGASSAQEAETLRVGMSGGYFPFTFVKQDVLQGFEVDVMNAVGEETGLDIAFETMSFSGLVGALDAGRIDTIANQITITPEREAKFAFTQPYVYDGAQVVVKQGNEAVSGVEDLRGRTVAVNLGSNFEQLLSELPYADEIEIKTYESNIAQETALGRVDAFVMDRVSSAQLIRESPLPLELAGQPFSEIRNALPFRDDDEGTALRDEVDAALTTLRENGTLTEISQKWFGTDITSPE, from the coding sequence ATGCTCAAATCCATCGCCGTTGCCGCTGCGATCACAGCCGGGCTTGCCGGGGCGTCCTCTGCACAGGAGGCCGAAACCCTGCGCGTGGGCATGTCGGGTGGCTATTTCCCCTTCACCTTCGTGAAGCAGGACGTCCTGCAGGGGTTCGAAGTCGACGTGATGAACGCCGTCGGGGAAGAAACCGGGCTCGACATCGCGTTCGAGACCATGTCGTTCTCGGGCCTCGTGGGCGCGCTCGACGCGGGCCGCATCGACACCATCGCGAACCAGATCACCATCACGCCGGAGCGCGAAGCCAAGTTCGCCTTCACCCAGCCTTATGTCTATGACGGGGCGCAGGTCGTGGTGAAGCAGGGCAACGAGGCTGTCTCGGGCGTCGAGGACCTGCGCGGGCGTACGGTCGCGGTCAACCTCGGCTCGAACTTCGAGCAGCTTCTGAGCGAGCTGCCCTACGCCGACGAGATCGAGATCAAGACCTACGAATCCAACATCGCGCAGGAAACCGCGCTGGGGCGGGTCGATGCCTTCGTGATGGACCGGGTCTCCTCGGCACAGCTGATCCGGGAAAGCCCCCTGCCGCTGGAACTGGCCGGCCAGCCGTTTTCCGAGATCCGCAACGCGCTTCCGTTCCGCGATGACGACGAGGGCACCGCCCTTCGCGACGAAGTGGACGCGGCGCTGACCACCCTGCGCGAGAACGGCACGCTGACCGAGATCTCGCAGAAGTGGTTCGGCACCGACATCACCAGCCCGGAGTGA
- the cydB gene encoding cytochrome d ubiquinol oxidase subunit II: MILHDLISFELLRVIWWALLGVLLIGFALTDGFDMGVGALLPFVGRTDVERRVAINTIGPVWEGNQVWFILGGGAIFAAWPPLYAVSFSGFYLAMFAVLAALILRPVGFKYRSKRDSAAWRNGWDWALFVGGAAPALLFGVAVGNVLLGVPFHLTEDLMPMYDGSFYGKFLGLLHPFAIVAGVVSLSMLVMHGAAWLTLKTEGPVQRRARTIGTYAGVIAAAAYALAGLWLAVGIDGFAIAGAVVTDGPSNPLHSEVLREGSWLNAYAVRPWIAVAPAMGFAGIAMAVRGLRAGREVSTLLWSKLAITGIIASVGLTMFPFILPSTVDPSSSLTVWDSSSSHLTLFVMLVMTAIFLPLILAYTAWVYKVLWGKVTEDDVTGHSESVY; the protein is encoded by the coding sequence ATGATCCTGCATGACCTCATCAGCTTCGAGTTGCTGCGCGTGATCTGGTGGGCGCTGCTCGGCGTCCTGCTGATCGGCTTCGCGCTGACCGACGGCTTCGACATGGGGGTGGGCGCGCTTCTGCCCTTCGTCGGCAGAACCGACGTCGAGCGGCGCGTCGCCATCAACACCATCGGCCCGGTCTGGGAAGGCAACCAGGTCTGGTTCATCCTTGGCGGCGGCGCGATCTTCGCCGCCTGGCCGCCGCTCTACGCGGTGAGCTTCTCGGGCTTCTACCTCGCGATGTTCGCGGTGCTCGCGGCGCTGATCCTGCGGCCCGTGGGCTTCAAGTACCGCTCGAAGCGCGACAGCGCGGCCTGGCGCAACGGCTGGGACTGGGCGCTCTTCGTCGGAGGGGCCGCGCCGGCGCTGCTTTTCGGCGTGGCCGTCGGAAACGTGTTGCTCGGCGTGCCGTTCCACCTGACCGAGGACCTGATGCCGATGTATGACGGCAGCTTCTACGGCAAGTTCCTCGGGCTGCTGCATCCTTTCGCCATCGTGGCGGGCGTGGTCTCGCTGTCGATGCTGGTGATGCACGGCGCGGCCTGGCTGACGCTCAAGACCGAGGGGCCGGTGCAGCGCCGCGCCCGCACCATCGGCACCTACGCCGGGGTGATCGCGGCGGCGGCCTACGCGCTGGCCGGGCTCTGGCTCGCGGTCGGCATCGACGGCTTCGCCATCGCCGGCGCGGTGGTGACCGACGGCCCGTCGAACCCGCTGCACTCTGAGGTGCTGCGCGAGGGCTCGTGGCTCAACGCCTACGCGGTGCGCCCGTGGATCGCCGTCGCTCCGGCCATGGGCTTTGCCGGCATCGCCATGGCGGTGCGCGGGCTGCGTGCCGGGCGCGAGGTGTCGACCCTGCTGTGGTCGAAACTCGCGATCACCGGGATCATCGCCAGCGTCGGGCTCACCATGTTCCCCTTCATCCTGCCGTCGACGGTCGATCCGTCGAGCTCGCTGACGGTCTGGGACAGTTCGTCCTCGCATCTGACGCTGTTCGTCATGCTGGTGATGACGGCGATCTTCCTGCCGCTCATCCTCGCCTACACGGCGTGGGTCTACAAAGTGCTCTGGGGCAAGGTCACCGAAGACGACGTGACCGGCCACTCCGAGAGCGTCTACTGA
- a CDS encoding amino acid ABC transporter ATP-binding protein, translated as MISISGLSKSFNGNAVLDGIDLDIAPGERVVVIGPSGTGKSTLLRCLNFLDQPDAGRITIGDVTVDAAAATRAEILALRRRSAFVFQNYALFANKTAKQNIMEAMVTVQGRPRAEAERRALEVLAETGLAEKADSFPASLSGGQQQRVGIGRAMAIGAELMLFDEPTSALDPEWVGEVLDLMRRVAERRQTMLIVTHEMQFAREIADRVLFMHGGKIVEAGPREQIFSAPKDERLQRFLSRLSR; from the coding sequence ATGATTTCGATCAGCGGTCTCAGCAAGAGCTTCAACGGCAACGCGGTGCTCGACGGGATCGATCTCGACATCGCGCCAGGCGAGCGCGTCGTGGTGATCGGCCCGTCCGGGACCGGCAAGTCGACCTTGCTGCGGTGTCTCAACTTCCTCGACCAGCCCGACGCCGGGCGGATCACCATCGGCGACGTGACCGTCGACGCGGCGGCGGCGACGCGGGCCGAGATCCTCGCGTTGCGGCGGCGGTCGGCCTTCGTGTTCCAGAACTACGCGCTCTTCGCCAACAAGACCGCGAAGCAGAACATCATGGAGGCGATGGTCACCGTGCAGGGCCGCCCGCGGGCCGAGGCGGAGCGTCGCGCGCTCGAGGTGCTGGCCGAGACCGGGCTGGCCGAGAAGGCCGACAGCTTCCCCGCCAGCCTGTCCGGCGGACAGCAGCAGCGGGTCGGCATCGGCCGGGCGATGGCGATCGGGGCCGAGCTGATGCTGTTTGACGAGCCGACCTCGGCGCTCGATCCGGAATGGGTCGGCGAAGTGCTCGACCTGATGCGCCGGGTCGCCGAGCGCCGGCAGACGATGCTCATCGTGACGCACGAGATGCAGTTCGCCCGCGAGATCGCCGACCGGGTGCTCTTCATGCACGGCGGCAAGATCGTCGAGGCCGGGCCGCGGGAGCAGATCTTCAGCGCCCCCAAGGACGAGCGGTTGCAGCGTTTTCTCAGCCGCCTGTCACGCTAG
- a CDS encoding amino acid ABC transporter permease has product MRGLDLDYMLGLFPVILGYVPLTLGMAAAGMVLALVLASLLAVERVFRVRGLDWLVVLFISFFRGTPLLVQLFLFYYGLPQVMSFLTSIDGVTAAIMGLTLHFSAYMAETIRAAILGVDRSQWEAAQSIGMTQLQMMRRIILPQAARVAAPTLVNYFIDMIKGTSLAFTLGVTELMGAAQKEAAGSFLYFEAFLVVAIIYWAMVELLNQGQKRLETYLNKAYAR; this is encoded by the coding sequence ATGCGGGGACTCGACCTCGACTACATGCTGGGGTTGTTCCCCGTCATCCTCGGCTACGTGCCGCTGACGCTCGGCATGGCGGCGGCGGGGATGGTGCTTGCGCTCGTCCTCGCCTCGCTGCTGGCGGTCGAACGCGTCTTCCGGGTGCGGGGCCTCGACTGGCTCGTGGTGCTGTTCATCAGCTTCTTCCGCGGCACCCCGCTGCTGGTCCAGCTCTTCCTGTTCTACTACGGTCTGCCGCAGGTCATGAGCTTCCTGACCAGCATCGACGGCGTGACGGCGGCGATCATGGGGCTGACGCTGCACTTCTCGGCCTACATGGCCGAGACCATTCGCGCAGCCATTCTCGGTGTCGACCGCAGCCAGTGGGAAGCGGCGCAGTCCATCGGCATGACCCAGCTGCAGATGATGCGGCGGATCATCCTGCCGCAAGCGGCCCGGGTCGCCGCGCCGACGCTGGTCAACTACTTCATCGACATGATCAAGGGCACCTCGCTGGCCTTCACTCTGGGCGTCACCGAACTGATGGGCGCGGCGCAGAAGGAGGCGGCGGGCAGCTTCCTCTACTTCGAGGCCTTCCTTGTCGTGGCGATCATCTACTGGGCGATGGTAGAGCTTCTGAACCAGGGCCAGAAACGGCTCGAAACCTACCTGAACAAGGCATATGCGCGATGA
- a CDS encoding heme ABC transporter ATP-binding protein — MLEANDVSVTLGRRRVLRGVDFRAAPGALTAIVGPNGSGKTTLLRAMTGDLAYEGGIRINGEELSEIPAPRLALHRAVLAQFTPMAFPFTVAEVVRLGQIRGGTTVAGDLTKRALARVGLGGHAGRAYTELSGGEQQRVQLARVLCQVWEPVENGAPHWLFLDEPVSSLDIAHQLQVMQIARDFADAGGGVVAIMHDLNLTAMFADSVALLSDGEALEQASPETLLRDDLLSQAYGCTLRVSTPPARGPYLLPHAAVPRGL; from the coding sequence GTGCTTGAAGCGAATGATGTATCCGTGACCCTCGGACGTCGCCGCGTGCTGCGCGGCGTCGACTTCCGCGCCGCCCCAGGTGCCCTGACCGCGATCGTCGGGCCGAATGGCTCCGGCAAGACCACGTTGCTGCGCGCCATGACCGGCGATCTCGCCTACGAGGGCGGCATCCGCATCAACGGCGAGGAGCTCTCGGAGATCCCGGCGCCGCGTCTAGCCCTTCACCGCGCCGTTCTCGCACAGTTCACGCCGATGGCCTTCCCCTTCACCGTGGCCGAGGTGGTGCGGCTGGGCCAGATCCGGGGCGGGACCACGGTCGCGGGCGACCTGACCAAACGGGCACTGGCCCGGGTGGGCCTTGGCGGCCACGCGGGGCGCGCCTACACGGAACTTTCGGGGGGCGAACAGCAGCGGGTCCAGCTCGCCCGCGTCCTGTGCCAGGTCTGGGAACCGGTCGAAAACGGCGCGCCGCACTGGCTGTTCCTCGACGAGCCGGTCTCGAGCCTCGACATCGCGCATCAACTGCAGGTCATGCAGATCGCCCGCGACTTTGCCGATGCCGGCGGCGGCGTCGTCGCGATCATGCACGACCTGAACCTCACCGCCATGTTCGCGGACAGCGTCGCGCTGCTGTCCGACGGCGAGGCTCTCGAGCAGGCGAGCCCCGAGACCCTGCTGCGCGATGACCTGCTGTCGCAGGCCTATGGCTGCACCCTGCGGGTCAGTACCCCGCCGGCGCGTGGTCCCTACCTGCTGCCCCATGCGGCCGTACCGCGGGGCCTGTAG
- a CDS encoding heme/hemin ABC transporter substrate-binding protein produces MAFPLGLAGALNAEPAQRIVSIGGAVTEIVYALGEQDRLVARDTTSTFPPEVTELPDIGYIRQLSPEGVLSVDPTLILTAEGAGPPEAVALLKQASIDFAEIPEGFDRAAVLTKIHRVAEVLDVPEKGEALAEEVSADLDRAQQAAADATDGPPRRVLFILSLQGGRIMAGGRETAADGIIRLSGGENSVTGFEGYKPLSDEAVIAAAPDVILLMAREGELAVTDEALFSHPAILSTPAGENRSVIRMDGMKLLGFGPRTAEAATDLARALAGD; encoded by the coding sequence ATGGCATTTCCCCTCGGCCTCGCGGGGGCGCTGAACGCAGAGCCCGCGCAACGCATCGTCTCGATCGGCGGCGCGGTCACCGAGATCGTCTATGCGCTTGGCGAACAGGACCGTCTGGTCGCGCGCGACACCACTTCGACCTTCCCGCCCGAGGTGACTGAGCTGCCCGACATCGGCTACATCCGCCAGCTCTCGCCCGAAGGCGTCCTGTCGGTGGACCCGACGCTCATCCTCACTGCCGAGGGCGCCGGCCCGCCCGAGGCGGTGGCGCTCCTGAAGCAGGCCAGCATCGACTTCGCCGAAATCCCCGAAGGTTTCGACCGGGCCGCTGTCCTGACCAAGATCCACCGCGTCGCCGAGGTGCTGGACGTCCCCGAGAAAGGCGAGGCTCTTGCCGAAGAAGTCTCTGCCGACCTGGACCGGGCGCAACAGGCGGCGGCCGACGCGACGGATGGCCCTCCGCGTCGGGTGCTCTTCATCCTGTCGCTTCAGGGCGGGCGGATCATGGCCGGAGGCCGGGAAACGGCCGCCGATGGCATCATCCGGCTGTCGGGCGGCGAAAACAGCGTGACCGGGTTCGAGGGCTACAAGCCGCTGTCCGACGAGGCCGTCATCGCCGCCGCTCCCGATGTCATCCTGCTGATGGCGCGCGAGGGCGAACTGGCCGTGACCGATGAGGCGCTCTTCTCGCACCCGGCGATCCTGTCGACGCCGGCCGGCGAGAACAGGTCAGTGATCCGGATGGACGGTATGAAGCTCCTCGGTTTCGGCCCCCGCACCGCCGAAGCCGCGACGGACCTCGCACGCGCGCTCGCAGGAGACTGA